A window of the Oncorhynchus keta strain PuntledgeMale-10-30-2019 chromosome 21, Oket_V2, whole genome shotgun sequence genome harbors these coding sequences:
- the LOC127910347 gene encoding uncharacterized protein LOC127910347, whose protein sequence is MDKLLLLLSQGQISCYDYYHRVRTVWISCYYFYHSVRSVWISCYYYYHRVRSVSISCYYYYHRVRSVWISCYDYYHCLRSVWISCYYYYHRVRSVWISCYYYYHRVRSVWISCYYYFHRVRSVWINCYYYYYHSVRSVWISCYYYYHRVRSVWISCYYYYHRVRSVSICCYYFYHRVRSVWISCYYYFHSVRSVWISCYYYYHRVSSVWIRCYYYYHSVRSVWISCYYYYHRVSSVWIRCYYYYHRVRSVWISCYYYYHRVRSVWISCYYYHSVRSVWISCYDYYHRVRSVWISCYDYYHCVR, encoded by the exons atggataagctgttattactattatcacagggtcagataagctgttatgactattatcacagagtcagaacagtgtggataagctgttattacttttatcacagtgtcaggtcagtatggataagctgttattactattatcacagggtcagatcagtgtcaataagctgttattactattatcacagagtcagatcagtgtggataagctgttatgactattatcactgtctcagatcagtatggataagctgttattactattatcacagggtcaggtcagtgtggataagctgttattactattatcatagggtcagatcagtatggataagctgttattactattttcacagggtcag gtcagtgtggataaactgttattattattattatcacagtgtcagatcagtatggataagctgttattactattatcacagggtcaggtcagtgtggataagctgttattactattatcacagggtcagatcagtatCGATATGCTGTTATTACTTTTATCACAgagtcagatcagtatggataagttGTTATTACTattttcacagtgtcaggtcagtgtggataagctgttattactattatcacagggtcagttcagtatggatacgctgttattactattatcacagtgtcaggtcagtgtggataagctgttattactattatcacagggtcagttcagtatggatacgctgttattactattatcacagggttcggtcagtgtggataagctgttattactattatcacagggtcaggtcagtgtggataagctgttattattatcacagtgtcagatcagtatggataagctgttatgactattatcacagagtcagatcagtgtggataagctgttatgactattatcactgtgtcagataa